The proteins below are encoded in one region of Leptotrichia sp. oral taxon 218:
- a CDS encoding DNA-directed RNA polymerase subunit alpha has translation MLKIEKIAKNVKLTEEKTDDYTAKYTLEPLYRGYGNTIGNALRRILLSSIPGTAIKGIKIDGVLNEFSTIEGVKEAVTDIILNVKEIVVEADEPGEKKMSLCVKGPAVITAADIKVEPGLKIINPDQVIMTVTVDKEINIEFLVDSGEGFVISDEINTDGWPIGYLAVDAIYTPIKRVNYTVEDTMVGRVTNYDKLILEIATDGSIEIKDALSYAVELLTWHVEPFANIGNSMSKYREEEVETVVPTSESESSVEDMKIEELDFTVRSYNCLKKAGVNTISDLTSMSYNELLKIKNLGKKSLNEIIDKMKELGYDLSEHVSTNEEN, from the coding sequence TTGTTAAAAATTGAAAAAATAGCTAAAAATGTTAAATTAACAGAAGAAAAAACAGATGATTACACAGCAAAATATACATTGGAACCTTTATACAGAGGTTATGGAAATACTATTGGAAATGCACTGAGAAGAATATTATTATCTTCAATACCAGGGACAGCAATTAAAGGAATTAAAATTGACGGAGTTTTAAATGAGTTTTCTACAATCGAAGGTGTAAAAGAAGCGGTTACAGACATTATTCTGAATGTAAAGGAAATCGTTGTAGAAGCTGATGAGCCAGGTGAGAAAAAAATGAGTCTATGTGTGAAAGGACCTGCTGTAATTACAGCTGCCGACATAAAAGTAGAACCTGGACTAAAAATTATAAATCCAGATCAAGTTATAATGACTGTTACAGTTGATAAAGAGATTAATATAGAATTTCTTGTAGATTCTGGAGAAGGATTTGTAATTTCTGATGAAATAAATACAGATGGATGGCCAATTGGATATTTGGCAGTAGATGCGATTTATACGCCTATTAAAAGAGTAAATTATACTGTAGAAGACACAATGGTTGGAAGAGTTACAAACTACGATAAATTGATTTTGGAAATTGCAACTGATGGAAGTATTGAAATAAAAGACGCATTATCTTATGCGGTGGAATTACTAACTTGGCATGTGGAACCATTTGCAAATATTGGAAACAGTATGAGCAAATATCGTGAAGAAGAAGTGGAAACAGTTGTGCCAACTAGTGAATCTGAATCTAGCGTTGAAGATATGAAAATTGAAGAATTAGACTTTACAGTTCGTTCTTATAACTGCTTGAAAAAAGCTGGAGTTAATACAATTTCTGATTTAACTTCAATGAGTTATAATGAATTGTTAAAAATAAAAAATTTAGGTAAAAAATCTTTAAACGAAATCATTGATAAAATGAAAGAGCTTGGTTACGACTTAAGCGAACATGTTTCAACTAACGAAGAAAACTAA
- a CDS encoding exonuclease SbcCD subunit D — MKILHLADLHIGKKINEFSMIEDQKFILKQILEIMDDVKPDAVIIAGDVYDKTVPTIEAVELLDDFIFEISKREISTFIISGNHDSAERLSFGAKVMKFGKIYISPVFDGKVSKYTLSDENGKINFYLLPFLKPVNVKKYFLDEEINSYDDAAKLIVKNMNIDVSQRNILIAHQFVTETSQSELEEKNVGGLDNISSEIFYDFDYVALGHIHRAYNIGEKKRIRYCGSPLKYSLSEINSEKSVTIVEINSKNDFKVETVALVPLRDMQVIKGTFEEITKKLFYCNVNTKNYISIILTDENEVPNALQKLRDIYENILKLEYDNKRTQKYNKIDFEKIKKRDPFEVFSEFYELQNNQKMTTEQEEIMKNLIDEIWEGEL, encoded by the coding sequence ATGAAAATATTACATTTGGCTGATTTGCATATTGGAAAAAAGATTAATGAGTTTTCGATGATTGAAGATCAGAAATTTATTTTGAAGCAAATTTTGGAAATAATGGATGATGTGAAACCTGACGCCGTTATAATTGCGGGAGATGTCTATGACAAAACTGTGCCAACGATAGAAGCTGTCGAACTTTTGGATGATTTTATTTTTGAAATTTCTAAAAGAGAAATTAGTACATTCATAATTAGCGGAAATCACGATTCAGCGGAAAGACTTTCATTTGGAGCAAAAGTTATGAAATTTGGAAAAATTTATATTTCGCCTGTTTTTGATGGGAAAGTTTCAAAATATACATTGTCTGACGAAAATGGCAAGATTAATTTTTATCTGCTGCCGTTTTTAAAACCTGTGAATGTGAAAAAATATTTTTTGGATGAAGAAATAAATTCTTATGACGATGCGGCAAAATTAATTGTAAAGAATATGAATATTGATGTTTCTCAAAGAAATATTTTAATTGCACATCAATTTGTGACTGAAACTTCTCAAAGTGAACTTGAAGAAAAAAATGTCGGTGGACTCGACAACATAAGTTCTGAGATTTTTTATGATTTTGACTATGTGGCATTAGGACATATTCACAGAGCTTATAATATTGGAGAAAAGAAGAGAATTAGATATTGTGGGTCTCCGTTGAAATATTCACTTTCTGAAATAAATTCGGAAAAGTCAGTCACGATTGTGGAAATAAATTCGAAAAATGATTTTAAGGTGGAAACTGTTGCACTTGTACCGCTGCGGGATATGCAAGTTATAAAAGGGACTTTTGAAGAAATTACAAAGAAATTGTTTTATTGTAATGTAAACACGAAAAATTATATTTCAATAATTTTGACTGATGAGAATGAAGTTCCAAATGCGCTGCAAAAATTGCGAGATATTTACGAAAATATTTTAAAATTGGAGTACGACAATAAAAGAACTCAAAAATATAATAAAATTGATTTTGAAAAAATTAAAAAAAGAGATCCATTTGAAGTTTTTTCAGAATTTTATGAACTGCAAAATAATCAGAAGATGACAACTGAGCAGGAAGAAATAATGAAAAATTTAATTGACGAAATTTGGGAGGGAGAATTATGA
- a CDS encoding S1 RNA-binding domain-containing protein produces MSEKDLFVEMLPNYLPEERKRGDVIEGVISRKEIEFGYLDLNSKKEGRILVREIEDFNVGDKIEVKILREDENNIVVSKFLLDKAKEFVSYNVNDIVTGEISKKIKGGYVVKIGKNEAFLPFSLARFEKDKDYTGQKFKFLIKEKSKNKIVVSRSDLIKIEEEKYFEKINVGDVVTGKIKEVLDFGLVTDLGATNGFVHISEISWNPVDDLVEKFGINDEISAKVIEKDTEKNKLKLSIKQLSQNPWEIFEEKHKIGDTVKVRVTEILDFGLVGNILGSDISGFVHFSELAWNKGAKELKNYKVGDEFEAKIIEIESTKRNVKLSVKQLVENPWEKVKENYKVGDVLERPISEIFDFGLLIEVEKDVDGLLHITDLAYKKVSNLASKYKVGDIIKSKIIGFNDEKNRISLSVKAIFDEKWENLENNYDLTQALKGKVVNVQDYGIFVEIEEGIEAFIHKNEFSWNKREKKSYKVGDEVEFKIIVMDKIEKKLAGSIKQLTKSPWTEVTEQYKVGNIVNTQIEEVTENFVLVKLTDRFNGIIPKRELSEHFLKNISESFNVGDKVTAIITDINDKKKSIALSIRRVHQMEEKKEMEELLKIYGV; encoded by the coding sequence ATGAGCGAAAAAGATTTATTTGTAGAAATGCTGCCAAATTATTTGCCAGAAGAGAGAAAAAGAGGCGATGTAATTGAAGGTGTGATTTCGAGAAAAGAAATTGAATTTGGATATTTGGACTTAAATTCTAAAAAAGAAGGAAGAATTTTGGTTCGTGAAATTGAAGATTTTAATGTTGGAGATAAAATCGAAGTTAAAATTTTAAGAGAAGATGAAAATAATATCGTTGTTTCAAAATTTTTATTGGACAAAGCGAAAGAGTTTGTTTCGTATAATGTAAATGACATTGTCACAGGAGAAATTTCTAAAAAAATTAAAGGCGGTTATGTTGTAAAAATTGGGAAAAATGAAGCATTTTTGCCATTTTCACTTGCTAGATTTGAAAAAGATAAAGATTATACAGGTCAAAAGTTTAAATTTTTGATAAAAGAAAAAAGTAAAAATAAAATTGTGGTTTCTCGAAGCGATTTGATTAAAATTGAAGAAGAAAAATATTTTGAAAAGATAAATGTTGGAGATGTTGTAACTGGGAAAATTAAAGAAGTATTGGATTTTGGACTTGTTACGGATTTAGGAGCGACAAATGGATTTGTACATATTTCTGAAATTTCTTGGAATCCAGTTGATGACTTGGTTGAAAAATTTGGGATAAATGATGAAATTAGTGCAAAAGTTATTGAAAAAGACACTGAAAAAAATAAATTGAAATTGAGTATAAAACAACTTTCACAAAATCCTTGGGAAATATTTGAAGAAAAACATAAAATTGGGGATACTGTAAAAGTTAGAGTGACAGAAATTCTTGACTTTGGACTTGTTGGAAATATTTTAGGAAGTGATATTTCAGGATTTGTGCACTTTAGTGAACTTGCTTGGAATAAAGGTGCTAAAGAATTGAAAAACTATAAAGTTGGCGATGAGTTTGAAGCAAAAATTATTGAAATTGAGAGCACTAAGAGAAATGTGAAATTGAGTGTAAAACAATTAGTTGAAAATCCTTGGGAAAAAGTGAAAGAAAACTACAAAGTTGGCGATGTTTTAGAAAGACCAATTTCTGAAATATTTGATTTTGGACTTCTTATTGAAGTTGAAAAAGATGTTGACGGACTTCTTCACATCACGGATTTGGCTTACAAAAAAGTTTCAAATTTGGCGTCAAAATATAAAGTTGGCGATATTATTAAATCTAAAATTATTGGATTTAATGATGAAAAAAATAGAATTTCTTTGAGCGTTAAAGCGATTTTTGATGAAAAATGGGAAAATCTTGAAAATAATTATGACTTGACTCAGGCTTTAAAAGGAAAAGTTGTGAATGTTCAGGATTATGGAATTTTTGTGGAAATTGAAGAAGGAATTGAAGCATTTATCCATAAAAATGAATTTTCTTGGAATAAGAGAGAGAAAAAATCTTATAAAGTTGGCGATGAAGTTGAATTTAAAATAATTGTAATGGATAAAATTGAGAAAAAATTGGCTGGAAGCATAAAACAGCTTACAAAATCTCCTTGGACTGAAGTTACAGAACAATATAAAGTTGGAAATATTGTAAATACTCAAATTGAAGAAGTGACTGAAAATTTTGTATTAGTTAAATTGACTGATAGATTTAATGGAATTATTCCAAAAAGAGAATTATCAGAACATTTCTTAAAAAATATTTCTGAAAGTTTTAATGTTGGAGATAAAGTTACTGCAATAATTACTGACATAAATGACAAGAAAAAATCAATTGCACTGTCAATTAGAAGAGTTCATCAAATGGAAGAAAAAAAAGAAATGGAAGAACTGCTAAAAATTTATGGAGTGTAA
- the infA gene encoding translation initiation factor IF-1 has translation MAKQDVLELEGEIIEALPNAMFQVRLENGHEVLGHISGKMRMNYIKILPGDKVTVEVSPYDLSRGRIVYRKK, from the coding sequence ATGGCAAAACAGGATGTTCTTGAGCTGGAAGGAGAAATAATCGAAGCATTGCCAAATGCGATGTTTCAAGTAAGGCTTGAAAATGGACACGAAGTTTTAGGACATATCTCAGGAAAAATGAGAATGAACTATATAAAAATTTTACCAGGGGATAAAGTTACGGTTGAAGTTTCTCCGTATGATTTATCGAGAGGTAGAATTGTATATAGAAAAAAATAA
- the rpsK gene encoding 30S ribosomal protein S11 gives MAKKPAVSKKKKLKNIPNGIAYIHSTFNNTVVTITDAEGKVVIWKSGGTSGFKGTKKGTPFAAQIAAEQAAQVAIENGMKQIEIKIKGPGSGREASIRSIQATGLEVTRIVDITPVPHNGARPPKKRRP, from the coding sequence GTGGCTAAAAAACCAGCAGTTTCAAAAAAGAAAAAATTAAAAAATATTCCTAATGGGATAGCATATATACATTCTACTTTCAATAACACTGTTGTAACAATTACAGATGCAGAAGGAAAAGTAGTAATCTGGAAATCAGGAGGAACTTCAGGTTTCAAAGGAACTAAAAAAGGAACTCCATTCGCAGCTCAAATAGCAGCTGAACAAGCAGCTCAAGTTGCAATTGAAAATGGAATGAAACAAATCGAAATTAAAATAAAAGGACCGGGATCTGGAAGAGAAGCTTCTATAAGATCAATTCAAGCAACTGGATTAGAAGTAACAAGAATAGTTGATATAACTCCAGTGCCTCACAATGGTGCAAGACCACCTAAAAAGAGAAGACCGTAA
- a CDS encoding MazG nucleotide pyrophosphohydrolase domain-containing protein — MMTLKEVQYLIKHIEQGTLEEKEDLRDEREKKDNIQRIVLKLIEEFGELAEDIRKNTRFDGKNIKGTIEEEVFDVFYYTIAIANEYGIDLEKVFELKDEINQKKYGREFSLKEGRENYKKKF; from the coding sequence ATGATGACTTTAAAGGAAGTTCAATACTTGATTAAACATATTGAACAGGGGACTTTGGAAGAAAAAGAAGACTTGCGAGATGAAAGAGAAAAAAAGGACAATATTCAAAGAATTGTTTTAAAATTGATTGAAGAATTTGGGGAACTTGCTGAAGACATTAGAAAAAATACACGATTTGATGGGAAAAATATCAAAGGGACTATTGAAGAAGAAGTTTTTGATGTATTTTATTACACAATTGCTATAGCCAATGAATATGGGATTGACTTGGAAAAGGTGTTTGAGCTTAAAGATGAAATCAATCAGAAAAAATATGGAAGAGAATTTAGTTTGAAAGAAGGAAGAGAAAATTATAAAAAAAAATTTTGA
- a CDS encoding bifunctional UDP-sugar hydrolase/5'-nucleotidase, producing MIKKNFEKKVEIKILGTSDVHGRILPWNYAADEEDNSGSYAQISTYVKKVRENNKNVLFMEVGDAIQDNWIEYFANDKNHPVPQILNYMKCDIFVPGNHEFNFGMPTLTNILKKMKAKKLLANLFYNDENKNNFNLCKDKKRYLDAATIIEKDGVKIGVIGLSTPMTKKFEEDTGFLKNFHFVSVISETKKQIKNLKRCGANAIVVVAHMGVDNENGVAETGVRDLANAVPEIDVILAGHMHQNISKNIINGVLVTEPHRYGTVVSEIDLKFNVAGKKIELLSKDSKTVSVAKEKPDKEVEKIYKPYHEKLCKIANEKIGIVLNDMVPQEKKFGVSISFLKDTGMSSFITDVEKYYSKAEVVSFSYDYENVRLNKGIIKRKDIVYNYRYTGGDVTVFEMTGAQLKKYMEWSADYFDTIQKGDKNYRYNEERANLKYVTFDIFGGVKYKIDLRNPKDQKIINLTLENGKKITPEMKIKVGMNFYRFEQLIKKDGIFEEEDIKMLWSSKDEIGSESGTIQNMMIDYIKKVKNGVIDGKSHDNWEIIGL from the coding sequence ATTATAAAAAAAAATTTTGAAAAAAAAGTCGAGATTAAAATACTTGGAACAAGCGATGTTCACGGAAGGATTCTACCTTGGAACTATGCCGCCGACGAAGAAGACAACTCAGGCTCTTATGCGCAAATTTCCACTTATGTAAAAAAAGTGAGAGAAAACAATAAAAATGTTCTTTTCATGGAAGTTGGAGATGCCATTCAAGACAACTGGATTGAATATTTTGCAAACGACAAAAATCATCCCGTTCCACAAATATTGAATTATATGAAATGTGATATTTTTGTGCCAGGAAATCACGAGTTTAATTTTGGAATGCCGACTTTGACAAATATTTTAAAAAAAATGAAAGCAAAAAAATTGCTTGCAAATTTATTTTATAATGACGAAAATAAAAATAATTTTAACTTGTGCAAAGATAAAAAAAGATATTTGGATGCTGCGACAATTATTGAAAAAGATGGAGTAAAAATCGGAGTAATCGGACTTTCAACGCCAATGACCAAAAAATTTGAAGAGGACACGGGATTTTTAAAAAATTTTCACTTTGTGTCTGTAATTTCCGAAACAAAAAAGCAGATAAAAAATTTGAAAAGATGTGGTGCAAACGCGATAGTTGTCGTCGCTCATATGGGAGTTGACAATGAAAATGGCGTAGCTGAAACTGGAGTAAGAGACCTTGCAAATGCAGTTCCTGAAATAGATGTCATCTTAGCTGGACACATGCATCAAAATATTTCCAAAAATATTATAAATGGCGTGCTTGTCACAGAGCCGCACAGATACGGAACCGTTGTTTCCGAAATTGATTTAAAATTTAATGTTGCTGGAAAAAAAATTGAACTTTTGTCTAAAGATTCGAAAACAGTTTCTGTCGCAAAAGAAAAGCCAGATAAAGAAGTGGAAAAAATTTACAAGCCTTATCACGAAAAACTTTGCAAAATTGCTAACGAAAAAATTGGAATTGTGCTAAATGACATGGTTCCACAAGAAAAAAAATTCGGAGTTTCAATTTCATTTTTAAAAGATACAGGAATGTCGTCGTTTATTACCGATGTGGAAAAATATTACAGCAAAGCTGAAGTCGTTTCATTTTCTTACGATTACGAAAATGTGCGGCTTAATAAAGGTATAATAAAAAGAAAAGATATTGTTTATAACTACAGATATACTGGCGGAGATGTAACTGTCTTTGAGATGACTGGAGCACAACTAAAAAAATATATGGAATGGTCAGCCGACTACTTTGACACAATTCAAAAAGGTGACAAAAACTATCGTTACAACGAAGAAAGAGCAAATTTAAAATATGTTACTTTCGACATTTTTGGCGGAGTAAAATACAAAATTGACTTAAGAAATCCAAAAGATCAAAAAATTATAAATTTGACGCTTGAAAATGGAAAAAAAATTACTCCCGAGATGAAAATAAAAGTTGGGATGAACTTTTACAGATTTGAGCAATTAATAAAAAAAGATGGCATATTTGAAGAAGAAGA
- the rpsD gene encoding 30S ribosomal protein S4 — protein MARNRQPVLKKCRNLGLDPSVLGVNKKSNRNIRPNANRKLTEYGTQLREKQRARFVYGVQEKQFYKLYEEATRKEGVTGELLLQYLERRLDNVIYRLGFGGTRRQARQIVSHGHILINGKRVDIASYRVKQGDVITVKEDSKELAIIKESVGQKTVPGWLSLEEGSLTAKVLENPGRDAVDFEIDEAMIIEYYSR, from the coding sequence ATGGCAAGAAATAGACAGCCGGTTTTGAAAAAATGTAGAAATCTTGGTTTAGATCCAAGCGTTCTAGGAGTAAATAAAAAGTCAAACAGAAACATTAGACCAAATGCAAATAGAAAATTAACTGAATACGGAACACAATTAAGAGAAAAACAAAGAGCAAGATTTGTTTACGGAGTTCAAGAAAAACAATTTTATAAATTATATGAAGAAGCAACAAGAAAAGAAGGAGTAACAGGGGAATTATTACTTCAATACTTGGAAAGAAGATTAGATAATGTAATTTACAGACTAGGATTTGGTGGTACAAGAAGACAAGCAAGACAAATCGTAAGTCACGGACATATTTTAATTAACGGAAAAAGAGTAGATATCGCTTCTTATAGAGTAAAACAAGGTGATGTTATTACTGTAAAAGAAGATTCAAAAGAATTAGCAATCATTAAGGAATCTGTTGGACAAAAAACAGTTCCAGGATGGCTATCACTTGAAGAAGGTTCATTAACTGCAAAAGTATTGGAAAATCCAGGAAGAGATGCTGTTGACTTCGAAATTGATGAAGCAATGATTATCGAGTATTACTCTAGATAA
- the rplQ gene encoding 50S ribosomal protein L17, with translation MNHNKSYRKLGRRTDHRLAMLKNMTISLVKAEQIETTVTRAKELRKFVEKSITLGKKYNNSTDAARRVHLRRQAFAFLRNEEAVGKIFNELAPKYADRNGGYTRIIKTAVRRGDSAELAIIELV, from the coding sequence ATGAATCATAATAAATCATATAGAAAGTTAGGGAGAAGAACTGACCATAGATTAGCTATGCTTAAAAATATGACAATTTCTCTAGTAAAAGCTGAACAAATTGAAACTACTGTGACAAGAGCTAAAGAATTGAGAAAATTTGTTGAAAAATCTATAACTTTAGGAAAAAAATATAATAACTCAACTGATGCTGCAAGAAGAGTACATTTGAGAAGACAAGCCTTCGCTTTTTTAAGAAATGAAGAAGCAGTTGGAAAAATCTTTAATGAATTAGCTCCAAAATATGCTGATAGAAATGGTGGATACACTAGAATTATTAAAACAGCAGTTAGAAGAGGAGATTCAGCTGAATTAGCAATTATTGAATTAGTATAA
- the rpsM gene encoding 30S ribosomal protein S13: MARIAGVDIPRNKRVEISLTYIFGIGKSTSNKILEKAGVDKDTRVKDLTEEQVAQIRNFVEEYKVEGELRKEIRLNIKRLLDIKSYRGLRHRNGLPVRGQKTKTNARTRKGPVKMAVAKKK, translated from the coding sequence TTGGCTAGAATAGCAGGAGTAGATATTCCAAGAAATAAAAGAGTAGAAATTTCATTAACTTACATTTTTGGAATTGGAAAAAGCACTTCAAATAAAATTTTAGAAAAAGCAGGTGTTGACAAAGACACTAGAGTTAAAGATTTAACAGAAGAACAAGTAGCACAAATCAGAAACTTTGTAGAAGAATATAAAGTTGAAGGTGAATTGAGAAAAGAAATCAGACTTAACATAAAAAGATTACTTGATATAAAAAGTTACAGAGGATTAAGACATAGAAACGGTTTACCTGTAAGAGGACAAAAAACTAAAACAAACGCAAGAACAAGAAAAGGGCCAGTTAAAATGGCAGTGGCTAAGAAAAAATAA
- the rpmJ gene encoding 50S ribosomal protein L36, with product MKVKASVKPMCDKCKVIKRHGKVRVICENPKHKQIQG from the coding sequence GTGAAAGTAAAAGCTTCAGTAAAACCTATGTGTGACAAATGTAAAGTTATTAAACGTCACGGAAAAGTAAGAGTAATATGCGAAAACCCTAAACACAAACAAATACAAGGATAA